One segment of Deinococcus sp. Leaf326 DNA contains the following:
- a CDS encoding serine hydrolase, producing MPTVPGRRGAGRFLLGAALTLGLAACQQPAAHRAEPASSPVRAAAPGAAPVASGESAPQPVTAAPKTSPAAVPPSRLIRPELRDPGGCLTAAPTVAKAPTPPLPLSGRLGLWVAEIDPETLGVIRAVGTNPDSVFPLASTYKQAVLWALLREFDAGRVSPTERFDVSRGTQSLGTYPFDGMNVRDLSTRMIQYSDNTATDLLHRRVGLGRVQAVADRLGLCRTRLILPTRDWWVAQSGLSATFSGTSRWAGATGAERLRLASLIDADARQYPAGYIQRQLDLYFDHRYQPADDLRAHNLSTPYELGTLLAHEFLDPGLSPRARKWQREVMARGFGRRALRAEAAGNVAFFGGKGGNGWRLLTYSGYFQTKDGRQVVYAFMQHGADQTYTMPNTRRAFAWINAGIDAVIGAQIPRPLAPKPAKAGHP from the coding sequence TTGCCGACTGTTCCGGGCCGCCGGGGAGCCGGGCGGTTCCTGCTGGGTGCGGCCCTGACCCTGGGGTTGGCCGCCTGTCAGCAGCCCGCCGCACACCGGGCCGAGCCGGCCTCCAGTCCGGTGCGGGCCGCTGCCCCAGGCGCCGCACCGGTCGCCTCTGGTGAGAGCGCCCCGCAACCGGTAACGGCCGCGCCGAAGACCAGTCCCGCCGCCGTCCCGCCGTCCCGCCTCATTCGGCCCGAACTGCGGGACCCCGGGGGTTGCCTGACCGCTGCACCCACCGTTGCCAAGGCGCCCACGCCGCCCCTACCGCTGAGTGGTCGCCTGGGGCTGTGGGTCGCAGAGATCGACCCGGAGACGCTGGGGGTGATCCGGGCGGTGGGCACCAACCCTGACAGCGTGTTTCCACTCGCGAGCACCTACAAGCAGGCGGTGCTGTGGGCCCTGCTGCGCGAGTTCGATGCCGGGCGCGTCTCGCCGACCGAACGCTTCGACGTGTCTCGCGGCACCCAGAGCCTGGGCACCTATCCCTTCGACGGCATGAACGTGCGGGACCTCTCCACCCGCATGATCCAGTACAGCGACAACACCGCCACCGACCTGCTGCACCGGCGCGTGGGCCTGGGCCGCGTGCAGGCGGTGGCCGACCGCCTGGGCCTGTGCCGCACCCGCCTGATCCTGCCGACCCGCGACTGGTGGGTGGCGCAGTCGGGGCTGTCGGCCACCTTCAGCGGCACCTCGCGCTGGGCCGGGGCGACCGGCGCCGAGCGACTGCGGCTGGCAAGCCTCATCGACGCCGACGCCCGGCAGTATCCGGCCGGGTACATCCAGCGCCAGCTCGACCTGTATTTCGACCACCGCTACCAGCCGGCCGACGACCTGCGGGCGCACAACCTCAGTACGCCCTACGAACTGGGCACGTTGTTGGCGCACGAATTCCTCGATCCCGGCCTGTCGCCCCGCGCGCGCAAGTGGCAGCGTGAGGTGATGGCGCGGGGCTTCGGCCGGCGCGCACTGCGGGCCGAGGCAGCTGGCAACGTCGCCTTTTTCGGCGGCAAGGGGGGCAACGGTTGGCGGCTGCTGACCTACAGCGGCTACTTCCAGACGAAGGACGGCCGGCAGGTCGTCTACGCCTTCATGCAGCACGGCGCCGACCAGACCTACACGATGCCCAACACCCGCCGCGCCTTTGCCTGGATCAATGCCGGGATAGACGCGGTGATCGGCGCGCAGATTCCCCGGCCCCTAGCCCCGAAGCCGGCCAAAGCCGGGCACCCCTGA
- a CDS encoding bifunctional oligoribonuclease/PAP phosphatase NrnA produces MTRMNSGSPEYARDIQAVAARLLAHDGPVVVLAHENPDGDALGSVLGLTRALRAMGREVVAPLEVPRYLRFLPQPGEVAAPLTAWPAGALAAVLDVDNNDPVRVAGADLAAFAGDVVNLDHHGTNLRRSTAGAVDPSKPATTMLVADVIDALGAPWSEAVATPLMLGLKTDTGSFSFDSVSAETFEYAARLRAHGARLGWLGDQMAQNSHSYYLLLREVLGTMEFTHGGRVVLARVDDAMLSRAGATWEDVESYVGLLRSAEGTVLAVMVKDFGDRVKLSLRSRGPVSAQNIAVALGGGGHVPAAGASRSEPYPQVRRDLDAAITAELARVDAQEG; encoded by the coding sequence ATGACGAGGATGAACTCCGGCAGTCCCGAGTATGCGCGGGACATTCAGGCGGTGGCGGCGAGGCTGCTCGCCCACGACGGCCCCGTGGTGGTCCTGGCCCACGAGAACCCCGACGGAGACGCTCTGGGCAGCGTGCTGGGCCTGACGAGGGCGCTGCGGGCGATGGGCCGCGAGGTCGTGGCACCCTTGGAGGTGCCGCGCTACCTGCGTTTTCTGCCCCAGCCGGGCGAGGTCGCCGCGCCGCTGACCGCGTGGCCCGCCGGCGCCCTGGCCGCCGTGCTCGACGTGGATAACAACGACCCCGTGCGGGTGGCGGGCGCCGACCTGGCGGCCTTTGCGGGCGACGTGGTCAACCTTGACCACCACGGCACCAATCTGCGGCGGTCCACGGCGGGCGCCGTGGACCCTTCCAAGCCGGCGACGACCATGCTGGTGGCCGACGTGATCGACGCGCTGGGGGCGCCCTGGTCCGAGGCGGTCGCTACCCCGCTCATGCTCGGGCTCAAGACGGATACCGGCAGCTTCAGCTTCGACAGCGTGAGTGCCGAGACCTTCGAGTACGCTGCCCGCCTGCGCGCCCACGGCGCCCGTCTGGGCTGGCTGGGCGACCAGATGGCCCAGAACTCGCACTCGTACTACCTGCTGCTGCGTGAGGTGCTGGGCACCATGGAATTCACGCATGGCGGCCGGGTAGTGCTGGCGCGCGTGGACGACGCCATGCTGTCGCGTGCGGGGGCCACGTGGGAAGACGTCGAGTCCTATGTGGGCCTGCTGCGCAGCGCCGAGGGCACCGTGCTCGCCGTGATGGTCAAGGACTTCGGCGACCGCGTGAAGCTCTCGCTGCGGTCGCGCGGCCCGGTCAGCGCCCAGAACATCGCCGTGGCCCTGGGCGGCGGCGGCCACGTGCCGGCGGCGGGGGCCTCTCGCTCCGAGCCGTATCCCCAGGTGCGCCGCGACCTCGACGCGGCCATCACGGCCGAACTGGCGCGGGTGGACGCCCAGGAGGGCTGA
- a CDS encoding HAD family phosphatase yields the protein MSESPARTRHVAFDWGGVFTVGTFDGRSTQNVAERAGVPVERVRESYFRHVRQLEVGAWSLPQFWTVLQEEAGIPLPYDEFEELYLGSVHDNAPMYAALSALPADVRVGLLSNNYPVVSDHLRKDARFGRFDALVFSNEIGHKKPAPEAFDALEEAMGVPAAQVAFVDDVQENIDAAHAAGFHGLLYHHDRHEQFERELTAWLAGEG from the coding sequence ATGAGCGAATCTCCTGCCCGGACCCGTCACGTCGCCTTCGACTGGGGCGGCGTCTTTACCGTCGGCACCTTCGACGGCCGCAGCACCCAGAACGTCGCCGAGCGCGCCGGGGTACCGGTCGAGCGTGTGCGCGAAAGCTACTTCCGGCATGTGCGGCAGCTGGAGGTCGGCGCCTGGAGCCTGCCGCAGTTCTGGACCGTATTGCAGGAGGAGGCCGGGATTCCGCTGCCCTACGACGAATTCGAGGAACTGTACCTGGGCAGCGTGCACGACAACGCCCCCATGTACGCCGCGTTGAGTGCCCTGCCCGCCGACGTGCGCGTGGGCCTGCTGAGCAACAACTACCCCGTCGTGAGCGACCACCTGCGCAAGGATGCGCGCTTCGGGCGTTTCGACGCGCTGGTGTTCAGCAACGAGATCGGGCACAAGAAGCCCGCGCCCGAGGCCTTCGACGCGCTGGAGGAGGCAATGGGCGTGCCCGCCGCGCAGGTGGCCTTCGTAGACGACGTGCAGGAGAACATCGACGCCGCTCACGCCGCCGGCTTTCATGGCCTGCTGTACCACCACGACCGCCACGAGCAGTTTGAGCGCGAGCTGACCGCCTGGCTGGCCGGCGAGGGCTGA
- the aceA gene encoding isocitrate lyase — translation MTAQPRTPAEILSKTWQTEERWQGVRRNYSADEVVKLRGSLMVEHTLAKHGATKLWGLMKDEPFVNALGALTGNQAMQQVKAGLKAIYLSGWQVAGDANNAGQMYPDQSLYPASSVPDVVRRINNTLRRADQIQHSEGRHDVDYFAPIVADAEAGFGGPLNAFELMKAMIEAGAAGVHFEDQLASEKKCGHLGGKVLVPTSQFIRTLNAARLAADVSGVPTVLIARTDADAANLLTSDVDDNDKPFCTGERTPEGFYYVRPGIEQAISRALAYAPYADVIWCETSVPNLDEARRFAEAVHAQFPGKLLAYNCSPSFNWRKNLDDETIAKFQVELGRLGYKFQFITLAGFHSLNMAMFDLAHGYARRQMPAFVELQEREFAAQDRGFTAVKHQREVGTGYFDLVAQAAGGGQSSTTALAGSTEAQQFGHRELAGAHD, via the coding sequence ATGACCGCACAGCCCCGCACCCCCGCCGAGATCCTGAGCAAGACGTGGCAGACCGAGGAGCGTTGGCAGGGCGTCCGGCGCAACTACAGCGCCGACGAGGTGGTCAAGCTGCGCGGCAGCCTGATGGTCGAGCACACCCTCGCCAAGCACGGCGCGACCAAGCTGTGGGGGCTCATGAAGGACGAACCCTTCGTGAACGCGCTCGGCGCCCTGACCGGCAACCAGGCCATGCAGCAGGTCAAGGCGGGCCTCAAGGCCATCTACCTCTCGGGCTGGCAGGTCGCGGGCGACGCCAACAACGCCGGGCAGATGTACCCCGACCAGAGCCTGTACCCGGCGAGCAGTGTGCCCGACGTGGTGAGGCGCATCAACAACACGCTGCGCCGGGCCGACCAGATCCAGCACAGCGAGGGCCGGCACGACGTGGACTACTTCGCGCCCATCGTGGCCGATGCCGAGGCGGGTTTCGGCGGGCCGCTGAACGCCTTCGAGCTCATGAAGGCCATGATTGAGGCGGGCGCGGCGGGCGTGCACTTCGAGGACCAGCTCGCCAGCGAGAAGAAATGCGGCCACCTGGGCGGTAAGGTGCTCGTGCCGACCAGCCAGTTCATCCGGACACTGAACGCGGCCCGCCTCGCCGCCGATGTGTCGGGCGTGCCCACGGTCCTGATCGCACGTACCGACGCCGACGCTGCCAACCTGCTGACAAGTGACGTGGACGACAACGACAAGCCCTTCTGTACCGGCGAGCGTACTCCCGAGGGCTTCTACTACGTCCGGCCGGGCATCGAGCAGGCGATTTCCCGCGCCCTGGCCTACGCGCCCTATGCCGACGTGATCTGGTGCGAGACGAGTGTGCCGAACCTGGATGAGGCCCGCAGGTTCGCCGAGGCCGTGCACGCGCAGTTTCCGGGCAAGCTGCTGGCCTACAACTGCTCGCCTTCCTTCAACTGGCGCAAGAACCTCGACGACGAGACCATCGCCAAATTTCAGGTCGAACTGGGCCGGCTGGGCTACAAGTTCCAGTTCATCACGCTGGCGGGCTTCCACAGCCTGAACATGGCGATGTTCGACCTCGCGCACGGATACGCCCGGCGCCAGATGCCCGCCTTCGTCGAATTGCAGGAGCGCGAATTCGCGGCGCAGGACCGCGGCTTCACGGCCGTCAAGCACCAGCGCGAAGTGGGCACCGGGTACTTCGACCTCGTGGCCCAGGCGGCGGGCGGCGGCCAGAGCAGCACCACGGCCCTCGCCGGCAGCACGGAGGCGCAGCAGTTCGGGCACCGCGAGCTGGCCGGGGCGCACGACTGA
- the cdd gene encoding cytidine deaminase: MTRTDTEQSSNPLNLSPDPQLLEGAQAAFKQAYAPYSKFRVGAALRTTDGRVFFGANVENASYGLGRCAEQSAVQAMATAGGREFTDLMVYSEASPPASPCGACRQVLYEFAPDARVVCVNQHGDVVSGLVRDFLPHGFRLEQRDDGHEVGTE; the protein is encoded by the coding sequence GTGACCCGTACCGACACAGAGCAGTCCAGCAATCCCCTGAACCTGAGTCCCGATCCGCAACTGCTCGAAGGCGCGCAGGCCGCGTTCAAGCAGGCGTACGCGCCCTACAGCAAGTTCCGCGTGGGCGCCGCGCTGCGCACCACCGACGGCCGGGTGTTTTTCGGGGCCAACGTCGAGAATGCCAGCTACGGCCTGGGCCGCTGCGCCGAGCAGTCGGCGGTGCAGGCGATGGCGACGGCGGGTGGACGCGAGTTTACTGACCTCATGGTCTACTCGGAAGCCAGCCCCCCGGCCAGCCCCTGCGGCGCGTGCCGGCAGGTTCTCTACGAGTTTGCGCCGGACGCCCGCGTCGTGTGCGTCAACCAGCACGGTGACGTGGTGAGCGGCCTCGTGCGCGACTTTCTGCCCCACGGCTTCCGGCTGGAGCAGCGTGACGACGGGCACGAGGTTGGCACGGAATAG